The following DNA comes from Micromonospora chokoriensis.
CAGCGCCAAGGATCTGACCGTCGCCCCGTTCCAGCAGGCCGACGGCTATCCGGAGTGGAAGACCAAGTACGCCACCCCGGCTCTTCAGCAGTACTTCGCCAACAAGATCACCATCGATCAGCTCGGTACGCAGTTGGTCGACGGTGGCAAGCAGGTTTCGAGGTAACGACATGTCACTCTTGCTCGACACATCGGTCGGTTGCCTGGTCGGCGCCGCTGTCGGAGACGCCCTGGGTGGGGCCACCGAGACGGCGCTGCCGGAGCAGATCCGCGCGCGCTTCGGCGGCTGGGTCGAGGGCATCGTGCCCCCGTACCACGCCGACTGGGCCACCGCGCGACCGCTCGCGCCGTACCACAAGGGCGACGGGCACCTCACCGACGACACGTTGATGACCCACGCCCTGGTCCGCGCGTACGCGGCCAAACGGGACCACCTCGACGCGTACGACGTGGTGGAGCTGTTGGTTCCCGACCTGATCGAGCGGGTGGTGTACATCCCCGACCTGGAGCGCGACGGGGTGACCTTCCACCGGCTCGCCGCTGCCGAGCGGTGGCTGGTCACCCGTCTGCACCACGCCCACGCCGATCCGCGGGAGGCCGGGGTCGGCAACATCGTGAACTGTGGCGCGGCCATGTACATGGCGCCGGTCGGCATCGTCAACGCGGGCGACCCGGCCGGGGCGTACGCCGAGGCGGTGGAGATCGCCGGTGCGCACCAGCACAGCTACGGGCGGGAGGCCGCCGCCGTCTTCGCGGCTTCGGTCGCGGCGGCGGCGACCCCCGGCGCGGGCGTCGAGGACGTCGTCGCCGCAGCCCTGGACCTGGCCCGCGACGGCACCCGCGCGGCCATCGACGCGGTGGTCAAGGAGGCCCGCGGCCACAGCGACTGGAAGCAGGCCATTCCGGCGCTGCGGGCCGCGGTCGCCCCCTACGACACGGTGGGGGAGGAGTACCGCAGTCCCGGGCTGGGCGCGCGGCGGCCCAGCCGTCTGCACGCCATCGAGGAGCTGCCGGTGGCCCTCGGCATGCTCGTGGTGGCCGACGGTGACTTCCGGGCGGCGGTGCTCGGGTCGGTCAACTACGGCCGGGACGCCGACTCGACAGCCACCATGGCCGCCGCCATCGCCGGGGCGCTGGGCGGCGCGGACGCGGTGCCGGCGGAGTGGTCCGAGGTGGTCGCCACCGCGTCGAAGACCGACCTGGTGGAGCCCGCCCGGGTCCTCGCGGCGGTGGCCGGCGAGGTCTTCGAGCGCGACCAGGCCCGGTTCGCCCGGCGGGCCGACCGCTTCGCCGCGCTGGCGCAGGAGTCGACCCGGTGAGGATCACCTGGGTGCAGCCGGAGGACCTGCTGCCGCACGAGTTGGCGGCCAGCCGGGACGAGGGACGCGACGTCGCCGCGCTCGCCGCGCGCTGGACGGCGGCCGGCGGGGACCTCACCCCGCCGGTCAGCGGGGCGTCGCCGACCCCGGCGGCGCCGGACCTGCGGGCGCTCGCGGTGGAGCTGCTGGACGCCGCCGACGCGCTGCCCACCGTCGACGCCGCCGACGAGCCGGACGACCTGGCCACGCTGCAAGCCGGCTGGCCGGCCGGCTGGTCGCTGCCGACCGAGGTGGCGTACGACCGACTGCACGGCGGGTGGCTGGGCCGCGCGGCCGGCTGCCTGCTCGGCAAGCCGGTGGAGAAGATCCCCCGCGAGGGCATCCGGGAGATCCTGGTCGCGACCGACAGGTGGCCGCTGCGCGACTGGTTCACCGCGAAGGGACTCCCGGCCGACGTCGCCGCCCGCTGGCCCTGGAACCGGCGCAGCGCGCCGACCAGCCTCGCCGAGAACATCGACGGGATGCCCGAGGACGACGACCTGAACTACCCGCTGCTGGCCCTGCGGGTGCTGGAGACGCGGGGGCGGAGTTTCACCAGCGCCGACGTGGCGCAGGCGTGGCTGGACTGGCTCCCCGGTGGACGGGTCTTCACCGCCGAGCGGGTCGCGTACCGCAACCTGCTCCTCGGGTACGCGCCGCCGCGCAGCGCCCGCCGGCACAACCCGTTCCGGGAGTGGATCGGCGCGCAGATCCGCACCGACGTGTACGGCTGGGTCAACCCCGGCCGGCCGGACCGCGCCGCCGAGCTGGCGTTGCGCGACGCCGCCGTCAGTCACGTCCGGGGCGGGGTGCACGGGGCGATCTGGGCGGCGGCCCTCTCCGCCGCCGCGCCGGTCGCGGCCACGATCGACGAGGTGCTGGACGCCGCCGAGGCGGTGCTGCCGCCGGGCAGCCGGTTCGCGGCCACGGTCCGCGAGGCCCGCGCCCTCGGCGCGGGGACCGACGACTGGGAGGCGGTCGTCGACGAGTTGTACGCCCGGCACGGCCACCTGCACTGGGTGCACGTGCGTAACAACGCGGCGCTGGTGGCCGCCGCCCTGGCGTACGGCCGGGGGGAGCTGGAGCGGTCCATCACCGCGGTGGTCAGCGGCGGCTGGGACACCGACTCCACCGGCGCGACAGTCGGCGCGGTGACCGGCGCGCTCACCGGTGCGTCCGGGCTGCCGGAGCGCTGGGTGGTGCCGCTGCGCAACCGGCTGGCCAGCAGCATCGGCGGCTTCGACGGGATCGGTTTCGACGAGTTGGCCCGGCGGACCCTCGCCCTGGCGGAACAGGGTGCGACGGAAGGGAGCGCGGCATGAGCGCACGCGTGGCGGTGGTGGGCAGCAGCAACCTGGACCTGGTGGTCACGACATCGCGGCTGCCCCGCCCCGGCGAGACGGTGCTCGGCGGGAACTTCCGGACCGTGCCCGGCGGCAAGGGCGCCAACCAGGCGGTCGCCGCCGCACGGGCCGGCGCGGCCTGCGACTTCGTTGGCGCGGTCGGCGACGACGAGTTCGGTTCGCAGCTGCGGACGAGTCTCGCCGGGGCGGGCGTGGACGTGCGGGGTCTGCGGACCGTCGCCGGCCCCTCCGGTGTGGCGTTGATCGGCGTCGACCGGGAGGCGGAGAACTTCATCGTGGTCGCGCCCGGGGCCAACGGCACGTTGACCGAGTTGGACGCCGACGACCGGGCCACGATTGCGGCAGCGGACGTGCTGCTGCTCCAACTGGAGGTGCCGCTGACCGCGGTGACCCAGGCGGCCGACTGGGCCCGGGCCGACGGCACCACTGTGGTGCTGAACGCCGCCCCCGCCGCGACGCTGCCCACCGCACTGCTCGACCTGGTCGACGTGCTGGTGGTCAACGAACACGAGGCCGCCGTCGTGGCCGGGATCTCCTCCGACGACCCGCCGGTGCTGCTCGACGCGCTGCTGGAGCTGGTGCCCCGGGTGGTGCTCACCCTCGGCGCGCGCGGCGCCGCGTACGCCGACCGGCGCGGCCTGCGTGTCGCGGTCCCGGCGCCGCAGATCGACGCGGTCGACACCACCGCCTCGGGTGACGCGTTCACCGGCGCGCTCGCCGTGGGCTGGGCCGAGCGCGGCGGCGCCGTCAGCGAGGACACCGTCACGGCGAGCCTGCGCTGGGCCTGTGCCGCCGGCGCGGCCTGCGCCCAGCGGCCCGGGGCGTCCACCGCCCTGCCCGACCGGCCGGCCATCGACGCCCTCTACGACGCGACCTACCGAGGTGCCCAGTGAGCTTCAACCCGTACGTCCCGCGCCCGATCGACCGGCCCACCGAGGTGCCGTTGGGCGGGCACGCCGACCTGAGCACGCTCGACGAGGCGAAGATCTTCGCCGCGCCGGGCGACCCGGCGGACTGGTCGGCCTGGCGGGAGCAGATCACCCGGTGGCGGGCCGACGCCCGGGAGCGGATCGGCTACGTCGGCGAGCACTACGACGAGATCACCGGCGACTGTTTCAGCGTCTGCCTGGCCTGGCTCTGGGACGAGACGCTCTACGACCACGAGCGCGGTGTCTTCACCGTCGACGGGTTCCTCGACGCGGCCGGCCGGGACTTCGGGGGCTTCGACGGGGTGGTGCTGTGGCACGCGTACCCGGTGATCGGCCTGGACGACCGTAACCAGTTCGACTGGTACCGGGACGTGCCGGAGCTGGCCGACGTGGTGCGCGCGTTCCAGGAACGCGGGGTGCGGGTCTTCGTCGACTACAACCCGTGGGACACCGGCACCCGGCGCGAGGCGGGCACCGACGCCGAGGAGGTCGCCGCGCTGGCCGGCAAGCTCGGCGTCGACGGGGTCTTCCTGGACACCCTCAAGGAGGGCGCCGGGGAGCTGCGCGCCGCGCTGGACGCGGTCCGCCCCGGCATGATCCTGGAGGGCGAGAGCCGGGTGCCGTTGGCCCGCATCGCCGACCACGCGATGTCCTGGGCGCAGTGGTTCGCCGACTCCGAGGTGCCCGGTGTGCTGCGGGCCAAGTGGTTCGAGCGGCGGCACGTGCTGCACCACACCCGGCGCTGGCACCGCGACCACCTCGACGAGCTGCACTCCGCCTGGCTCAACGGCGTCGGCGTGCTGGTCTGGGAGAGCGTCTTCGGCGTCTGGGTCGGCTGGAACGAGCGGGACCGGGCGGTGCTGCGGGCGATGCGCCGGGTGCAGAGCAGCCACGCCGCGTGGTTGCGCGCCGAGGACTGGGTGCCGCTCGCCGACCACCCCGGCCACTGCCAGGTGTACGCGTCCCGCTGGACGCACGACGACCAACCCCTGTGGACGGTGGTGAACCGGGGCGCGGACCACGACGGCCCGTGGCTGGTCGTCGACCCGAGCGCCGGGCGACACTTCGTCGACCTGGTCACCGGTGTCGAGCTGACCGTCACCGAGACCGCCGACGGTCGGCTCGCGGTGGGCGGCCCACTCCCGGCCGGGGCGATCGCGGCCGTCGCGCCCGGTGTCGCCGCCGCCTACCAGCACGAGCCGCCGACCGGCGACCCGGCCTTCCCGGCCCGTGAGGCGGTACGCGTGCGCACCCCGTGGGCGCCCCGGTTGGAGGTGCCGTCGGGCATGGTCGCCGTCGAGGGCGGCCGACGGGACCTCGTCGTCCGGCACCGGGTGCGGGAGACCGGGCTGTACGGCGAGGCGCCCTACGTCGACGAGTGGAAGCCGCTGCCGCCCCGACTGCACCACCCCGGCACCATGCGACGCAGCGTGAAACTCGGCCGGTTCGCCATCGCCGTGCGCGAGGTCACCCACGCCGAGTACGCCGAGTTCCTGCGCGCCAGCGGCTACCGCCCGGTGCGCCCCGAACGGTTCACGGCGGGCAGCGGACCGGCCGACGAGCCGGTGACCGGTGTGGAGTTGTCCGACGCGCGCGCGTACGCCGAGTGGGCCGGACTGCGACTGCCCACCGAGGACGAGTGGCAGGTCGCCGCCGAGGCGGGGCTGCTCGTCCGGCGCGAACCGCTGGTGTGGAACCTGACCGACAGCGAGCACTCCGACGGCCGAACCCGTTTCGCCATCCTCAAGGGTGGTGCCGCCTACCGGGCGGAGGGCTCCGACTGGTACCTCGACGGCGGCCCGCAACCGGCGGACGTCTCGGTGAAGCTGCTGCTCACCGGCGCCGGTCTCACCCGCTCCGACCAGGTCGGTTTCCGCTGCGCGGCCGACCTTCCCGAGACGACGGAGGTGATCCGGTGACCGCACCGCTGGACGGTGTCAAGGTCGTCGACCTGGCCACCCTGTTCGCCGGCCCACTCGCGGCGGCGTTCCTCGGTGACTTCGGCGCCGACGTGATCAAGGTGGAGCATCCGGTCAAGCCGGACCCGTCGCGGGGACACGGCCCGGCCCGCGACGGCGTGGGGCTCTGGTGGAAGGTCCTCGGCCGCAACAAGCGCACCGTGACCCTCAACCTGTCCGACCCGGACGGCGCCGCGTTGCTGCGCCGGCTGCTCGCCGACGCCGATGTGCTGGTGGAGAATTTCCGCCCCGGCACCCTGGAGCGGTGGGGGCTCGGCCCGGCCGAGCTGCACGCCGTCAACCCCCGGCTGGTGATCACCCGGATCAGCGGCTTCGGGCAGGTCGGCCCGTACGCTCGCCGGCCCGGGTTCGGCACGCTCGCCGAGGCGATGAGCGGTTTCGCGGCGGCCACCGGCGAACCGGACGGCCCGCCCACCCTGCCACCGTTCGGGCTGGCCGACTCGGTCACCGCGCTCGCCGCCGCGTACGCCGTGATGCTGGCCCTGCGGGCCCGGGACGTCACCGGCACCGGGCAGGTCGTGGACCTCGCCATCATCGAGCCGATCATGGCGATGCTCGGGCCGCAGATCACCTGGTACGACCAGATCGGCTACGTCCAGCCCCGGCTGGGGAACCGCTCCAACAACAACGCCCCACGCAACACCTACCGGTGCGCGGACGGCCGTTGGGTGGCGGTCTCCACCAGCGCGCAGAGCATCGCCGAGCGGGTGCTGCGGCTGGTGGGCCGACCCGAGCTCGTCGACGAGCCGTGGTTCGCCACCGGCAGCGGCCGGGCCGCGCACGCCGACGAGTTGGACTCCGCGGTGGGCGCCTGGGTCGCCCAACGGGACCGCGACGAGGTGGTGGCCGCGTTCGAGGAGGCGCAGGCGGCCGTCGCGCCCGTCTACGACGTACGGGACATCCTCGCCGACCCGCAGTACGCGGCGCTCGGCACCGTACGCACCGTGCCGGACGAGGAGTTGGGCGAGGTGCGGATGCAGAACGTGCCGTTCCGGCTCACCGAGACGCCGGGCGAGATCCGGCACGCCGGACGGCGACACGGTCAGGACACCGACGCGGTGTTCGGGGCGCTCGGCCTGACCGACGAGGAGTTGGCGGCGCTGCGCGAACGGGGCGTGCTCTGATGCTGCTGAGCTGGCTCTACGTGCCCGGTGACCGCCCGGACCGGTTCGCCAAGGCGGTCGCCTCGGGTGCCGACGCGGTCATCCTCGACCTGGAGGACGCCGTGGTCGCCGGGCGCAAGGCGTACGCCCGGGACGCCGTCGCCGAGTTCCTCGCCGACAGGCACCCCGTGCCCGTGCAGGTCCGGGTCAACGAGCTGACCGGCCCGGACGTCGACGCCGACCTGACGGCGGTGGCCGGCCGGCCCGGGTTGACCGGCCTACGACTGCCGAAGGTCGAGTCGGCCGCGACGGTGACGGCCCTCGGGGAGCGCATCGACGTACCCCTGCACCTGTTGATCGAGTCGGCGGTCGGGCTGGAGTCCGCGTACCCTATCGCCGCAGCCCACCCCGCGGTGGCCTCGATCGGCCTCGGTGAGGCCGACCTGCGCTCCGACCTGGGGGTGAGTGACGACGACGGGCTGCTCTGGGCGCGCGGCCGGGTGGTGGTCGCGGCCCGCGCGGCCGGCCTGACCCCACCGGCCATGGCGGTGTACGCCGACGTGGTGGACCTCGACGGTCTGTCCGCGTCGTGCGCGGTCGGGCGGCGGCTCGGGTTCCTCGGCCGCACGGCGATCCACCCGCGCCAGCTCCCGGTGATCGTCGAGGCCTTCCGTCCGGCCGAGCAGGAGGTGGCCCGCGCCGCCGAACTGCTGGCCGCGGTGGCGGACGCGGAGCTGCGGGACTCGGGGACGGTGGTCCTGCCCGACGGACGGTTCGCGGACCGGGCGATGGTGGCCGCCGCCCAGCGTGTCGTCGACCTGGCCGCGCGCTACGCCGCCTGACCCGTCGTGTCGACGGCTCGTCGTGTCGTCACGGAGCACAGTCGCGGTCTTACTTTGCGCTCACCCGGATGTTAGTTTGACCCCTACCATCCGGAGGGCCCAGCTGCCCGGCTGACGACGGAGGCGAAGAGGTGCTCGTACCGGCCCGGGCAGGCTGATGGAGAGCATCCTGCAGTCGTGGCCGGAGTGGGGGAGTTGGGTTCTGCTGACTCTCGGCGCCGCAGTGCTCGGAGCGGCCGGCACCCGGGTCAGCGACGCCGCGGTGAGCGGTATCGGGCAACTGTTCGGTCGTGCGCGGGTCGAGGTCTATTACATACCACTGCCGGTCCGCAACATTCTGATCGCGGAGAAGCGCCAGGTGGCGACGATTCGGCGGACCGTGCGGCGCTGTGCCGGGCTCTGCATCCTCACCGGAATGCCCGGCATCGGCAAGAGTCAGGCAGCTGTCCAGTACGCCCACCGACACCGGCGGCGCTATCAGATCGTATGGTGGATCAACGCCAGCAGCGCCGAGGACGTCGTATCCGGGTTCGGCCAACTCGCCGGAGCGGCCCGCCTCGTGCAACCGGACGACCCTCGCACACCCGTCGCGCTGGCCAACGACGTCAAGACCTGGCTGGAGGGTCGCCGGCGCTGGCTACTGATCTTCGACAACGCCCGGCACACCGACGTCCTGCTCTCGCTCATGCCCCGCCGGGTCCGCACCGGACACATCATCATCACCTCGAACAATCCTGTCTGGGACGACCACCAGAAGAGCGTGGTCGAGGCCGCGGTCCCGTCACTACAGGAGGGCTCGGCCTACCTCGTCGACCGCACGAAGAACCGCGACCTGGACGGGGCGAGGATGGTCGCCTCCGAGCTCGGCTGCCTGCCGTTGGCCCTCGACCAGGCGGCAAGTTACATCCGCGTCACGCACATCCCCTACCGGGACTATCTGGAGCATCTTCAGCAGTCAGCGCGGCACCTGATGGAGCGCTCGGCGATTCTCTCCGCCAGCCACTACAGCGTCATCCACTCATTGGACGCGGCAATCCAGGGTGCTGCCGCGATATCCCGCGACGCGCCAGCCGTCCTCGGGACCGCCTCCTACCTGGACAACTCCGCGGTTCCGCTCCAACTCCTCCGGGAAGCGACCAACCTGGACGCTCTTCGCTTCAGTGAGGCCGTCGCTG
Coding sequences within:
- a CDS encoding ADP-ribosylglycohydrolase family protein, giving the protein MSLLLDTSVGCLVGAAVGDALGGATETALPEQIRARFGGWVEGIVPPYHADWATARPLAPYHKGDGHLTDDTLMTHALVRAYAAKRDHLDAYDVVELLVPDLIERVVYIPDLERDGVTFHRLAAAERWLVTRLHHAHADPREAGVGNIVNCGAAMYMAPVGIVNAGDPAGAYAEAVEIAGAHQHSYGREAAAVFAASVAAAATPGAGVEDVVAAALDLARDGTRAAIDAVVKEARGHSDWKQAIPALRAAVAPYDTVGEEYRSPGLGARRPSRLHAIEELPVALGMLVVADGDFRAAVLGSVNYGRDADSTATMAAAIAGALGGADAVPAEWSEVVATASKTDLVEPARVLAAVAGEVFERDQARFARRADRFAALAQESTR
- a CDS encoding ADP-ribosylglycohydrolase family protein; protein product: MRITWVQPEDLLPHELAASRDEGRDVAALAARWTAAGGDLTPPVSGASPTPAAPDLRALAVELLDAADALPTVDAADEPDDLATLQAGWPAGWSLPTEVAYDRLHGGWLGRAAGCLLGKPVEKIPREGIREILVATDRWPLRDWFTAKGLPADVAARWPWNRRSAPTSLAENIDGMPEDDDLNYPLLALRVLETRGRSFTSADVAQAWLDWLPGGRVFTAERVAYRNLLLGYAPPRSARRHNPFREWIGAQIRTDVYGWVNPGRPDRAAELALRDAAVSHVRGGVHGAIWAAALSAAAPVAATIDEVLDAAEAVLPPGSRFAATVREARALGAGTDDWEAVVDELYARHGHLHWVHVRNNAALVAAALAYGRGELERSITAVVSGGWDTDSTGATVGAVTGALTGASGLPERWVVPLRNRLASSIGGFDGIGFDELARRTLALAEQGATEGSAA
- a CDS encoding ribokinase — translated: MSARVAVVGSSNLDLVVTTSRLPRPGETVLGGNFRTVPGGKGANQAVAAARAGAACDFVGAVGDDEFGSQLRTSLAGAGVDVRGLRTVAGPSGVALIGVDREAENFIVVAPGANGTLTELDADDRATIAAADVLLLQLEVPLTAVTQAADWARADGTTVVLNAAPAATLPTALLDLVDVLVVNEHEAAVVAGISSDDPPVLLDALLELVPRVVLTLGARGAAYADRRGLRVAVPAPQIDAVDTTASGDAFTGALAVGWAERGGAVSEDTVTASLRWACAAGAACAQRPGASTALPDRPAIDALYDATYRGAQ
- a CDS encoding SUMF1/EgtB/PvdO family nonheme iron enzyme; protein product: MSFNPYVPRPIDRPTEVPLGGHADLSTLDEAKIFAAPGDPADWSAWREQITRWRADARERIGYVGEHYDEITGDCFSVCLAWLWDETLYDHERGVFTVDGFLDAAGRDFGGFDGVVLWHAYPVIGLDDRNQFDWYRDVPELADVVRAFQERGVRVFVDYNPWDTGTRREAGTDAEEVAALAGKLGVDGVFLDTLKEGAGELRAALDAVRPGMILEGESRVPLARIADHAMSWAQWFADSEVPGVLRAKWFERRHVLHHTRRWHRDHLDELHSAWLNGVGVLVWESVFGVWVGWNERDRAVLRAMRRVQSSHAAWLRAEDWVPLADHPGHCQVYASRWTHDDQPLWTVVNRGADHDGPWLVVDPSAGRHFVDLVTGVELTVTETADGRLAVGGPLPAGAIAAVAPGVAAAYQHEPPTGDPAFPAREAVRVRTPWAPRLEVPSGMVAVEGGRRDLVVRHRVRETGLYGEAPYVDEWKPLPPRLHHPGTMRRSVKLGRFAIAVREVTHAEYAEFLRASGYRPVRPERFTAGSGPADEPVTGVELSDARAYAEWAGLRLPTEDEWQVAAEAGLLVRREPLVWNLTDSEHSDGRTRFAILKGGAAYRAEGSDWYLDGGPQPADVSVKLLLTGAGLTRSDQVGFRCAADLPETTEVIR
- a CDS encoding CaiB/BaiF CoA transferase family protein, with product MTAPLDGVKVVDLATLFAGPLAAAFLGDFGADVIKVEHPVKPDPSRGHGPARDGVGLWWKVLGRNKRTVTLNLSDPDGAALLRRLLADADVLVENFRPGTLERWGLGPAELHAVNPRLVITRISGFGQVGPYARRPGFGTLAEAMSGFAAATGEPDGPPTLPPFGLADSVTALAAAYAVMLALRARDVTGTGQVVDLAIIEPIMAMLGPQITWYDQIGYVQPRLGNRSNNNAPRNTYRCADGRWVAVSTSAQSIAERVLRLVGRPELVDEPWFATGSGRAAHADELDSAVGAWVAQRDRDEVVAAFEEAQAAVAPVYDVRDILADPQYAALGTVRTVPDEELGEVRMQNVPFRLTETPGEIRHAGRRHGQDTDAVFGALGLTDEELAALRERGVL
- a CDS encoding HpcH/HpaI aldolase/citrate lyase family protein yields the protein MLLSWLYVPGDRPDRFAKAVASGADAVILDLEDAVVAGRKAYARDAVAEFLADRHPVPVQVRVNELTGPDVDADLTAVAGRPGLTGLRLPKVESAATVTALGERIDVPLHLLIESAVGLESAYPIAAAHPAVASIGLGEADLRSDLGVSDDDGLLWARGRVVVAARAAGLTPPAMAVYADVVDLDGLSASCAVGRRLGFLGRTAIHPRQLPVIVEAFRPAEQEVARAAELLAAVADAELRDSGTVVLPDGRFADRAMVAAAQRVVDLAARYAA